In Ilumatobacter fluminis, the following proteins share a genomic window:
- a CDS encoding GroES family chaperonin has translation MLNDRLLVRIGREDGERTSSGGILIPATAQMAKRLVWAEVVALGQNVRAAEVGDRVLFSPDDRYEVEVQGEDYIMLRERDLHAVAAKRIETSTGLYL, from the coding sequence ATGCTCAACGATCGCCTGCTCGTCAGGATCGGTCGTGAGGACGGAGAGCGCACCTCGTCGGGCGGCATCCTGATCCCGGCGACGGCGCAGATGGCCAAGCGGCTCGTCTGGGCCGAGGTGGTGGCGCTCGGCCAGAACGTGCGGGCTGCCGAGGTCGGCGATCGGGTCCTGTTCAGCCCGGATGACCGCTACGAGGTCGAAGTGCAGGGCGAGGACTACATCATGTTGCGCGAGCGCGACCTCCACGCGGTCGCCGCAAAGCGCATCGAGACCAGCACCGGTCTCTACCTCTGA
- a CDS encoding YgfZ/GcvT domain-containing protein has protein sequence MDAAELESVLGPRDVVVVEGGDAESYLHSQLSQSVTGMDVGEQRWTFVLQPTGKIDVLARLTRADDARFELDTDAGFGDELLARLERFKIRVDATLTLQAADGAAEADEAARIAIGWPRMGAEIVAGDTIPAGTGLTKLAVDFTKGCYPGQELVERMDSRAAEAPKSLRRLTVAEGTSAGDPIVDGDQEVGTVTSVSGTVALGWVKRSSDLGDVVQF, from the coding sequence ATGGATGCAGCGGAACTGGAGTCGGTACTCGGGCCTCGCGACGTCGTGGTGGTCGAAGGCGGCGACGCCGAGTCGTACCTGCACTCACAGCTGAGTCAGAGCGTCACCGGCATGGACGTGGGGGAGCAGCGTTGGACGTTCGTGCTCCAACCGACCGGCAAGATCGACGTGCTCGCGCGGCTGACCCGCGCCGACGACGCCCGGTTCGAACTCGACACCGATGCCGGATTCGGCGACGAGCTGCTGGCACGGCTCGAGCGGTTCAAGATCCGCGTCGACGCCACGCTCACGCTGCAGGCCGCCGACGGCGCCGCCGAGGCCGACGAGGCGGCACGCATCGCCATCGGGTGGCCCCGCATGGGTGCCGAGATCGTCGCCGGCGACACGATCCCGGCCGGAACCGGTCTCACCAAGCTCGCGGTCGACTTCACGAAGGGGTGCTACCCCGGACAGGAACTCGTCGAGCGGATGGACAGCCGGGCCGCCGAGGCGCCCAAGTCGCTCCGACGCCTGACCGTCGCCGAGGGCACGTCGGCCGGCGATCCGATCGTCGACGGCGACCAGGAGGTCGGAACGGTGACGAGCGTGTCCGGCACGGTGGCGCTCGGCTGGGTCAAGCGTTCGAGCGACCTCGGCGACGTCGTCCAGTTCTGA
- the ppdK gene encoding pyruvate, phosphate dikinase, with amino-acid sequence MPYVYSFDHKHRKSPMTYKDLLGGKGANLAEMTTVLELPVPPGFTVSTDACRDYMHGGWPEGLDDEIANHVFKLEKAMGRKLGDAHDPLLVSVRSGAKFSMPGMMDTVLNLGLNDESVEGLAHVTGNERFAYDSYRRFIAMYGRIVMGVPGEVFEHPLEAAKEAAGTTNDADLDADTLKGLCKTYLKAVKKHTGEPFPQRPSVQLTGAIEAVFKSWNGQRAIAYRVREKISHELGTAVNVQTMVFGNRDDMSATGVGFTRNAATGENKPYGDFLINAQGEDVVAGIRNTETLDDMKRAFPEIYKELLDIFVRLETHYEDMCDTEFTIEQGKLWMLQTRVGKRTGAAALKMAVDMTKGTKDGQGGRWKISREEAVMRVTEDHLDSVLHPQFAKKGDVLTKGLGASPGAAVGRVYFTADEAEAAWKKGEDVVLVRNETSPDDVHGMMASKGILTARGGLVSHAAVVARGWGTPAVVGADAVKISGDQFTVGDTVVKKGDWLSLDGTTGEIMLGQLEMAGSEPPAEFTTILKWADTIRKGKMAVRANADTGEDAANARELGAEGIGLCRTEHMFLAPDRLPIVRDMILANTPKQEEKALEKLREAQQADFEEILEAMDGLPVTIRLLDPPLHEFLPSVEELKVKMAKKGKLSKKEQQMLEAAEDWSEHNPMIGTRGVRLGVIKPGLYAMQVRALLDAAAKLRDAGKKPIVEIMIPLTVTREELALARSWVQEEIDEALKGMKRKPNITIGTMVETPRAAVRADEIAEVADFFSFGTNDLTQLTFGFSRDDVESRMMPAYLEQGLLKQNPFDSIDKSGVGDLVKLGAERGRKTKPDLKLGVCGEHGGDPASIELFYEAGLDYVSCSPFRVPIARLAAAQAIVGASDSQK; translated from the coding sequence ATGCCTTACGTCTACAGCTTCGATCATAAGCACCGGAAGTCCCCCATGACCTACAAGGATCTGTTGGGTGGCAAGGGTGCGAACCTCGCCGAGATGACCACGGTGCTCGAGTTGCCGGTACCGCCCGGATTCACCGTCTCGACCGACGCATGTCGCGACTACATGCACGGCGGCTGGCCGGAGGGCCTCGACGACGAGATCGCGAATCACGTGTTCAAGCTCGAAAAGGCCATGGGTCGCAAGCTCGGCGACGCGCACGACCCGCTGCTGGTGTCGGTGCGCTCGGGCGCCAAGTTCTCGATGCCGGGCATGATGGACACCGTCCTCAACCTCGGCCTCAACGACGAGAGCGTCGAGGGGCTGGCGCACGTGACCGGCAACGAGCGCTTCGCCTACGACTCGTACCGTCGCTTCATCGCCATGTACGGCCGCATCGTGATGGGCGTCCCCGGCGAGGTGTTCGAGCACCCGCTCGAAGCGGCCAAGGAAGCCGCCGGCACCACCAACGACGCCGACCTCGACGCCGACACCCTCAAGGGTCTCTGCAAGACGTACCTCAAGGCCGTCAAGAAGCACACCGGCGAGCCCTTCCCGCAGCGCCCCAGCGTGCAGCTGACCGGCGCCATCGAGGCCGTGTTCAAGTCGTGGAACGGTCAGCGTGCGATCGCCTACCGCGTCCGCGAGAAGATCAGCCACGAGCTCGGCACCGCGGTGAACGTGCAGACGATGGTGTTCGGCAACCGTGACGACATGTCGGCGACCGGCGTCGGCTTCACCCGCAACGCGGCGACCGGCGAGAACAAGCCGTACGGCGACTTCCTCATCAACGCCCAGGGCGAAGACGTCGTGGCGGGTATCCGCAACACCGAGACGCTCGACGACATGAAGCGGGCGTTCCCCGAGATCTACAAGGAGCTGCTCGACATCTTCGTGCGGCTCGAGACGCACTACGAAGACATGTGCGACACCGAGTTCACGATCGAGCAGGGCAAGCTCTGGATGCTCCAGACGCGCGTCGGCAAGCGGACGGGCGCCGCGGCGCTCAAGATGGCCGTCGACATGACCAAGGGCACCAAGGACGGTCAGGGTGGCCGTTGGAAGATCAGCCGCGAAGAAGCCGTCATGCGCGTGACCGAGGACCACCTCGACTCCGTGCTGCACCCGCAGTTCGCCAAGAAGGGCGACGTGCTGACGAAGGGCCTCGGCGCATCGCCGGGTGCCGCCGTCGGCCGCGTGTACTTCACCGCCGACGAGGCCGAGGCCGCCTGGAAGAAGGGCGAGGACGTCGTCCTGGTCCGCAACGAGACCAGCCCCGACGACGTGCACGGCATGATGGCCTCGAAGGGCATCCTCACCGCTCGCGGCGGTCTGGTCAGCCACGCGGCCGTGGTCGCTCGCGGCTGGGGCACCCCGGCCGTGGTCGGCGCCGACGCCGTCAAGATCTCGGGCGATCAGTTCACCGTCGGCGACACCGTCGTGAAGAAGGGCGATTGGCTGTCGCTCGACGGCACGACCGGCGAAATCATGCTCGGCCAGCTCGAGATGGCCGGCTCCGAGCCGCCCGCCGAGTTCACGACGATCCTCAAGTGGGCCGACACCATCCGCAAGGGCAAGATGGCCGTGCGCGCCAACGCCGACACCGGCGAAGACGCGGCCAACGCCCGCGAGCTCGGCGCCGAGGGCATCGGCCTGTGCCGCACCGAGCACATGTTCCTCGCTCCCGACCGTCTGCCGATCGTGCGCGACATGATCCTCGCGAACACGCCGAAGCAGGAGGAGAAGGCACTCGAGAAGCTGCGCGAGGCCCAGCAGGCCGACTTCGAGGAGATCCTCGAGGCCATGGACGGGCTGCCCGTCACGATCCGCCTGCTCGACCCGCCGCTGCACGAGTTCCTCCCCTCCGTCGAGGAGCTCAAGGTCAAGATGGCCAAGAAGGGCAAGCTCTCCAAGAAGGAGCAGCAGATGCTCGAGGCCGCCGAAGACTGGTCGGAGCACAACCCGATGATCGGTACCCGCGGCGTCCGCCTCGGTGTGATCAAGCCGGGCCTCTACGCCATGCAGGTGCGCGCACTGCTCGATGCGGCCGCCAAGCTGCGCGACGCCGGCAAGAAGCCGATCGTCGAGATCATGATCCCGCTCACGGTCACGCGCGAAGAGCTGGCGCTCGCACGCAGCTGGGTGCAGGAGGAGATCGACGAGGCGCTGAAGGGCATGAAGCGCAAGCCGAACATCACGATCGGCACGATGGTCGAGACGCCGCGCGCCGCCGTGCGCGCCGACGAGATCGCCGAGGTGGCCGACTTCTTCAGCTTCGGCACGAACGACCTGACGCAGCTGACCTTCGGCTTCAGCCGTGACGACGTCGAGAGCCGCATGATGCCGGCCTACCTCGAGCAGGGCCTGCTCAAGCAGAACCCGTTCGACTCGATCGACAAGTCGGGCGTCGGCGATCTGGTGAAGCTCGGTGCCGAGCGTGGTCGAAAGACCAAGCCCGACCTGAAGCTCGGCGTGTGCGGCGAGCATGGCGGTGACCCCGCCTCGATCGAGCTGTTCTACGAGGCAGGTCTCGATTACGTGAGCTGCTCGCCGTTCCGCGTGCCGATCGCTCGCCTCGCCGCGGCGCAGGCGATCGTCGGCGCCAGCGACAGCCAGAAGTAG
- a CDS encoding site-2 protease family protein: MVRLLGFDVHVRTGFVVFLALIVFLYQDAFGVWLAAGIAVFTLLHEFGHAIAARRAGASAEISLDFLAGYTSFRESPGRPISPGMRAVISAAGPAVHIGTSMLVLVAMGVNPLSIDSVGQTDATAAIWWAGPAIGAINLIPVLPLDGGHIVLTGVEKLTGDRALRIMTIASIALTGAFAVFMFSTGRPGFAIFIAFLLISQFQILQSAGSRTGRRAAPGRAVNAEAQAWQTGHPGILEPGQRISPWFEAHRALTQGDQGGAMGVMLADLRSPAPKNWLPPSAANPNQLRAVVDVLPTDLPHANAYSSRVMAEVLLAIGDVQRAGAYAAAAYGDHRQWPLAMVVARASAAMGDDDNAVRWLGAATESAGPESAAVVGQVMDRAPELIRVRTRPEFASLRDRVA, encoded by the coding sequence ATGGTCCGTCTGCTCGGTTTCGACGTTCACGTCCGGACCGGCTTCGTCGTCTTCCTCGCCCTGATCGTCTTCTTGTACCAGGACGCGTTCGGTGTCTGGCTCGCGGCCGGCATCGCCGTCTTCACGCTGCTCCACGAGTTCGGCCACGCGATCGCCGCCCGCCGCGCCGGCGCCAGCGCCGAGATCTCGCTCGACTTCCTGGCCGGGTACACCTCGTTCCGCGAATCGCCCGGCCGGCCGATCTCGCCCGGCATGCGTGCCGTCATCTCAGCCGCCGGACCGGCGGTCCACATCGGCACCAGCATGTTGGTGCTCGTGGCGATGGGTGTGAACCCGCTCTCGATCGACAGCGTCGGGCAGACCGACGCCACCGCCGCCATCTGGTGGGCGGGTCCGGCGATCGGCGCGATCAACCTGATCCCGGTCCTCCCCCTCGACGGCGGACACATCGTGCTGACCGGGGTCGAGAAGCTGACCGGCGACCGGGCCCTGCGCATCATGACGATCGCGAGCATCGCCCTCACCGGCGCGTTCGCCGTGTTCATGTTCTCGACCGGTCGACCCGGGTTCGCGATCTTCATCGCCTTCTTGCTGATCAGCCAGTTCCAGATCCTCCAGTCCGCCGGCTCGCGCACCGGCCGGAGAGCGGCACCCGGCCGTGCGGTCAACGCCGAGGCCCAGGCGTGGCAGACGGGCCACCCCGGCATCCTCGAACCGGGTCAGCGCATCTCCCCCTGGTTCGAGGCCCACCGAGCCCTCACCCAGGGCGACCAGGGCGGGGCGATGGGCGTCATGCTCGCCGACCTGCGCTCGCCCGCCCCGAAGAACTGGCTGCCGCCGTCGGCGGCCAACCCGAACCAGCTGCGCGCGGTCGTCGACGTGTTGCCGACCGACCTGCCCCACGCCAATGCATACAGCAGCAGAGTCATGGCCGAGGTGTTGCTCGCCATCGGCGACGTGCAACGAGCCGGCGCCTATGCCGCCGCCGCATACGGCGACCATCGCCAGTGGCCGCTGGCCATGGTGGTCGCACGGGCATCAGCAGCGATGGGCGACGACGACAACGCCGTCCGCTGGCTCGGCGCTGCGACCGAGTCGGCCGGACCCGAGAGCGCTGCCGTCGTCGGTCAGGTCATGGACCGGGCGCCCGAACTCATCCGGGTCCGGACCCGCCCCGAGTTCGCCTCACTCCGTGACCGAGTCGCCTGA
- the dnaG gene encoding DNA primase, translating to MAIADDDIERIRSTVSIVDVVGQHVQLKRTGRNWVGLCPFHAEKTPSFNVREETGRYRCFGCDKSGDVFTFVQEIEHVDFVGAVENLAARAGIQLNYTSGAQSKERARRKKLVEAMQTAVDWYHERLLSSPDARAARDYLRSRGLSGEIARQFKLGWAPDDWDALANGAGIDARLLIDNGLAFTNRRNRLQDAFRGRVLFPIFTENNEPVAIGGRILPGSSDPAKYKNSSETPIYTKSKTLYGLNWAKGDIVNQSQVIVCEGYTDVIGFHKAGMPRAVATCGTAFTEEHVRLLKRYGSDIVLAFDADNAGQGAAERFYEWEEKYQVEVKVASFPGGKDPGEMAQSDPEGLAKAVDEAKPFLGFRLGRVLDGQVPQSPEAIARLGESAMSVVNEHPNRDIRKLYAGEVALRVGLPVEDLVRLAERGTRRPQVRVQQPKQRAQRRQNGEFVAITLLVQDWDAIAPWLVEALFADEVYRRAFLAVAEAGGEVDKSLEIADPEARDVIERAAVVDLEVDAEIEAVNLIRAAVRRELSMRRASDDPELIRLDAEARVRMEALGEEERSLEAAGWLLGWLEGRSEAREHGG from the coding sequence ATGGCCATCGCAGATGACGACATCGAGCGGATCCGCTCGACGGTGTCGATCGTCGACGTGGTGGGCCAGCACGTGCAGCTCAAGCGCACCGGCCGCAACTGGGTGGGCCTGTGCCCGTTCCACGCCGAGAAGACACCGTCGTTCAACGTGCGTGAGGAAACCGGGCGGTACCGGTGCTTCGGGTGCGACAAGTCGGGCGACGTGTTCACCTTCGTGCAGGAGATCGAGCACGTCGACTTCGTCGGGGCCGTCGAGAACCTGGCGGCCCGTGCCGGGATCCAGCTCAACTACACCTCGGGTGCGCAGTCGAAGGAGCGGGCCCGCCGCAAGAAGCTGGTCGAGGCGATGCAGACCGCCGTCGACTGGTACCACGAACGGCTGCTGTCGTCGCCCGACGCGCGAGCGGCGCGTGACTATCTGCGCAGTCGTGGCCTCAGCGGGGAGATCGCCCGGCAGTTCAAGCTCGGATGGGCGCCCGACGACTGGGACGCGCTGGCCAACGGGGCCGGGATCGATGCCCGGTTGCTGATCGACAACGGACTGGCGTTCACGAACCGGCGCAACCGGCTCCAGGACGCGTTCCGGGGTCGGGTGCTGTTCCCGATCTTCACGGAGAACAACGAGCCGGTGGCCATCGGCGGCCGCATCCTGCCGGGGTCGTCCGATCCGGCGAAGTACAAGAACTCGAGCGAGACGCCGATCTACACGAAGTCGAAGACGCTGTACGGCCTCAACTGGGCCAAGGGCGACATCGTGAACCAGAGCCAAGTGATCGTGTGCGAGGGCTACACCGACGTCATCGGGTTCCATAAGGCAGGCATGCCCCGTGCGGTGGCCACGTGTGGCACCGCGTTCACCGAGGAGCACGTCCGGCTCCTCAAGCGTTACGGAAGCGACATCGTGCTCGCGTTCGACGCCGACAATGCTGGCCAGGGTGCGGCCGAACGCTTCTACGAGTGGGAGGAGAAGTACCAGGTCGAGGTAAAGGTGGCGTCGTTCCCCGGAGGAAAGGACCCGGGCGAGATGGCTCAGTCCGATCCGGAAGGGTTGGCAAAGGCGGTCGACGAGGCGAAACCGTTCCTCGGGTTCCGACTCGGTCGGGTACTCGACGGGCAGGTACCGCAGTCGCCGGAGGCGATTGCTCGACTCGGTGAGTCGGCAATGTCCGTGGTGAATGAGCATCCCAATCGGGACATCCGCAAGCTGTACGCCGGTGAGGTTGCTCTTCGGGTCGGACTTCCGGTCGAGGATCTGGTGCGACTGGCCGAGCGTGGCACGCGGCGGCCGCAGGTGCGGGTGCAGCAACCGAAGCAACGGGCGCAGCGGCGTCAGAACGGCGAGTTCGTCGCCATCACGCTGCTGGTCCAGGACTGGGATGCCATCGCCCCGTGGCTGGTCGAGGCCCTGTTCGCCGACGAGGTCTACCGGCGTGCCTTCCTCGCCGTCGCCGAGGCCGGGGGAGAGGTCGACAAGTCGCTCGAGATCGCCGATCCCGAAGCGCGTGACGTGATCGAGCGTGCGGCCGTGGTCGACCTCGAGGTCGACGCAGAGATCGAGGCGGTCAACCTCATCCGTGCCGCAGTGCGACGGGAGTTGTCGATGCGGCGGGCGAGTGACGATCCCGAACTGATCCGACTCGACGCCGAGGCCCGCGTCCGGATGGAGGCGCTCGGGGAGGAAGAACGAAGCCTGGAGGCAGCCGGCTGGTTGCTAGGTTGGCTGGAAGGACGCAGCGAGGCACGTGAGCATGGGGGCTGA
- a CDS encoding TIGR03620 family F420-dependent LLM class oxidoreductase produces MIDIGRVGLWTGILDAHPTSRTQEVAVELEAMGWPTLWRPETSGRDAFVSCAHLLDATTTLNVATGIAQMHARHAVTTRNGQRTLHEASGGRFLLGLGVSHGPFIEAVRKVEYSKPYSEMVAYLDQMLQAPFHAVGADDEPPTVLAALGPKMLQLAADQVQGAHPYFSPVEHTAFARETMGDGPLLAPEQMVVIDDDRARATETALRHMKRYLQLPNYTNNLKRFGFTDDDISTPSERLIDAIVVRGSIDDVVARVGEHHDAGADHVCIQVLRPDLEFPMQEWRDLADAFALT; encoded by the coding sequence ATGATCGACATCGGACGAGTCGGACTCTGGACCGGCATCCTCGACGCCCACCCCACCAGCCGCACGCAGGAAGTCGCCGTCGAACTCGAGGCGATGGGGTGGCCGACCCTGTGGCGTCCCGAAACGTCGGGTCGCGACGCCTTCGTGTCGTGCGCCCACCTCCTCGACGCGACGACGACCCTCAACGTCGCCACCGGCATCGCCCAGATGCACGCACGACATGCCGTCACCACCCGCAACGGCCAGCGCACCCTGCACGAGGCGAGCGGGGGCCGCTTCCTGCTCGGCCTCGGCGTCAGCCACGGACCCTTCATCGAAGCCGTCCGCAAGGTCGAGTACTCGAAGCCGTACAGCGAGATGGTCGCCTACCTCGACCAGATGCTCCAGGCACCGTTCCACGCGGTCGGCGCCGACGACGAGCCGCCGACGGTGCTCGCCGCCCTCGGCCCCAAGATGCTGCAACTCGCCGCCGACCAGGTCCAGGGCGCTCACCCGTACTTCTCCCCCGTCGAGCACACGGCGTTCGCCCGGGAGACGATGGGCGACGGCCCGCTCCTCGCCCCCGAACAGATGGTCGTCATCGACGACGATCGGGCACGTGCCACCGAGACGGCGCTGCGCCACATGAAGCGCTACCTACAGCTCCCCAACTACACGAACAACCTCAAGCGGTTCGGATTCACCGACGACGACATCTCGACCCCGTCGGAGCGCCTCATCGACGCGATCGTCGTCCGTGGCTCGATCGACGACGTGGTCGCCCGTGTCGGCGAACATCACGACGCCGGCGCCGATCACGTCTGCATCCAGGTGCTGCGCCCCGACCTCGAGTTCCCGATGCAGGAGTGGCGCGACCTCGCCGACGCCTTCGCCCTCACCTGA
- the hisI gene encoding phosphoribosyl-AMP cyclohydrolase: MPTGVRIDATPDQLDAVKYNDHGLVTAIAQDVETKEVLMLAWMNAESLQMTFDEGRMVYWSRSRQELWRKGDTSGDRQFVREAYYDCDADALLFIVEQEGKGACHTGERSCFHNRFGS, translated from the coding sequence ATGCCGACCGGAGTTCGCATCGACGCCACGCCCGACCAGCTCGACGCCGTGAAGTACAACGACCACGGGCTCGTCACCGCCATTGCGCAGGATGTCGAGACCAAAGAAGTCCTGATGCTGGCGTGGATGAACGCCGAGTCGCTGCAGATGACGTTCGACGAGGGCCGCATGGTCTACTGGTCACGCAGCCGCCAAGAGCTGTGGCGCAAGGGCGACACCAGCGGCGACCGCCAGTTCGTGCGGGAGGCGTACTACGACTGCGACGCCGATGCCCTGTTGTTCATCGTCGAGCAGGAAGGCAAGGGCGCCTGCCACACCGGCGAGCGCTCCTGCTTCCACAATCGCTTCGGCTCGTGA
- a CDS encoding anthranilate synthase component I family protein, producing MIVQPSRDEFHRLAAEHSVVPVWTEVLGDLETPVAAFVKLVGDEPGFLLESVEHGERWARFSFVGRDPSATLLLRNGELTVTGELPADVPTDQGILAAIESLLEVYTSPAFDDLPPLHGGIMGFLGYDVIREVEHLPDVPADDHGLPDAAMSVIGSLAAFDHWRQRVYMIESVPTHGLSEAELDDAYDRASVSVLAGIDKLAQPLPYLPVEPPTKDDDVPELRSSMPDGLYQRAVDVAKEYILDGDIFQVVLAQRYDLELGADPFDVYRVLRQVNPSPYMYFLRHPDVTLVGSSPEPMVQLLDRKVISRPIAGTRKRGTTDEHDRRLAAELLEHPKERAEHVMLVDLARNDVGRVAKFGTVQPDELMTLERYSHVMHLTSQVSGDLRDELGPIDVLRATLPAGTVSGAPKVRAMEIIDELEPVKRGPYAGVVGYVDWSGNLDTAIAIRTMFIRPPDAEGRIIASLQAGAGIVADSVPDDEDLECRNKAAALLAAIPAARRMTAARRNAGTQA from the coding sequence GTGATCGTCCAACCGTCGCGCGACGAGTTCCATCGGCTCGCGGCCGAGCACTCGGTGGTCCCCGTGTGGACCGAGGTGCTCGGCGATCTCGAGACGCCCGTCGCCGCCTTCGTGAAGCTCGTCGGTGACGAACCCGGGTTCCTCCTCGAGTCGGTCGAACACGGTGAACGTTGGGCGCGCTTCAGCTTCGTCGGGCGCGACCCGTCGGCGACGCTGCTGCTCCGCAACGGCGAGCTGACCGTCACCGGCGAACTGCCTGCCGACGTGCCGACCGACCAGGGCATCCTCGCGGCGATCGAGTCGCTGCTCGAGGTCTACACGAGCCCGGCGTTCGACGACCTGCCACCGCTCCACGGTGGGATCATGGGGTTCCTCGGTTACGACGTGATCCGCGAGGTCGAGCACCTGCCCGACGTACCGGCCGACGACCACGGGCTGCCCGACGCCGCCATGAGCGTGATCGGTTCGCTCGCAGCGTTCGACCACTGGCGCCAACGCGTCTACATGATCGAGAGCGTTCCGACCCACGGCCTGTCCGAGGCCGAGTTGGACGACGCCTACGACCGGGCGTCGGTGTCGGTGCTCGCCGGCATCGACAAGCTGGCACAGCCGCTGCCGTACCTGCCCGTCGAACCACCGACGAAGGACGACGACGTGCCCGAGTTGCGGTCGTCGATGCCCGACGGTCTGTACCAGCGGGCGGTCGACGTGGCCAAGGAGTACATCCTCGACGGCGACATCTTCCAGGTCGTGTTGGCGCAGCGCTACGACCTCGAGCTCGGCGCCGACCCGTTCGACGTGTATCGGGTGCTCCGGCAGGTGAACCCGAGCCCGTACATGTACTTCCTGCGGCACCCCGACGTCACCCTCGTCGGTTCGTCGCCGGAGCCGATGGTGCAGCTGCTCGACCGCAAGGTCATCAGCCGCCCGATCGCCGGGACGCGCAAGCGCGGGACGACCGATGAACACGACCGTCGACTCGCCGCCGAACTACTCGAACACCCGAAGGAGCGCGCCGAGCACGTGATGCTCGTCGATCTCGCCCGCAACGACGTCGGGCGCGTGGCGAAGTTCGGCACCGTCCAACCCGACGAGCTGATGACGCTCGAGCGGTACAGCCATGTGATGCACCTGACGTCACAGGTGTCGGGCGACCTGCGCGACGAGCTCGGACCCATCGACGTGCTCCGGGCGACGCTCCCCGCCGGCACGGTGAGCGGTGCCCCGAAGGTGCGGGCGATGGAGATCATCGACGAGCTCGAGCCGGTGAAGCGCGGACCGTACGCGGGTGTGGTGGGGTACGTCGACTGGTCGGGCAACCTCGACACGGCGATCGCCATCCGCACGATGTTCATCCGCCCGCCCGATGCCGAGGGGCGGATCATCGCATCGCTGCAGGCCGGTGCCGGCATCGTCGCCGACAGCGTGCCCGATGACGAAGATCTCGAGTGTCGCAACAAGGCCGCGGCGCTGCTGGCCGCCATCCCGGCCGCTCGCCGCATGACCGCCGCCCGCCGCAACGCCGGCACCCAAGCCTGA
- the rpoD gene encoding RNA polymerase sigma factor RpoD produces MGAEPTDAPVPPPFEGVSHTEWKQLVARGREHGELHAEEITHVLRHVELTEDRLETVTATLTDAGISVDETVNEVDDDTPPRGTRSVVIDEDDVERLLTRRRRRRGQKRTTRVDTGTSDTVRMYLREIGQVDLLTTEDERRLAQLIEEGHMAAERIDEGGLDDTEQRLLMRAVSRGERAKSELTQANLRLVVSIAKRYSGRGMQLLDLIQEGNLGLMRAVDKFDYTKGFKFSTYATWWIRQAITRAIADQARTIRIPVHMVEHMNRLTRTRRQMHQELEREPTVDELAAKMQMEPDKVRDLLRYALDPLSLDSPVGEEDESNLGDFIEDANVDGPADAAARAMLHEAVEQVLGELNEREQEIVRMRFGLDGSQAKTLEEVGKAFGVTRERIRQIEAKTLAKLRHPQRSQRLREFLETE; encoded by the coding sequence ATGGGGGCTGAACCGACCGATGCGCCGGTGCCACCTCCCTTCGAGGGGGTGAGTCACACGGAGTGGAAGCAGTTGGTCGCACGCGGTCGCGAGCACGGTGAGCTGCACGCCGAGGAGATCACCCACGTGCTCCGCCACGTCGAACTGACCGAAGACCGACTCGAGACCGTCACCGCCACGCTCACCGACGCCGGGATCAGCGTCGACGAGACCGTCAACGAGGTCGACGACGACACACCGCCTCGTGGCACCCGCAGCGTCGTGATCGACGAGGACGACGTCGAACGCCTGCTCACCCGCCGCCGTCGCCGCCGTGGCCAGAAGCGGACGACCCGCGTCGACACCGGCACCTCCGACACCGTGAGGATGTACCTGCGCGAGATCGGCCAGGTCGACCTGCTCACCACCGAAGACGAGCGGCGTCTCGCCCAGCTCATCGAAGAGGGCCACATGGCCGCCGAGCGGATCGACGAGGGTGGCCTCGACGACACCGAGCAGCGGCTGCTGATGCGTGCCGTCAGCCGGGGTGAACGTGCCAAGAGCGAGCTGACTCAGGCCAACCTCCGGCTGGTCGTGTCGATCGCCAAGCGGTACTCAGGTCGTGGCATGCAGCTGCTCGACCTGATCCAGGAGGGCAACCTCGGCCTGATGCGTGCCGTCGACAAGTTCGACTACACGAAGGGCTTCAAGTTCTCCACGTACGCCACGTGGTGGATCCGTCAGGCGATCACCCGGGCGATCGCCGACCAGGCGCGCACGATCCGCATCCCGGTGCACATGGTCGAGCACATGAACCGGCTCACCCGGACCCGCCGCCAGATGCACCAGGAACTCGAGCGTGAACCGACGGTCGACGAGTTGGCCGCCAAGATGCAGATGGAGCCCGACAAGGTCCGCGATCTGCTCCGGTACGCACTCGACCCGTTGTCGCTCGACTCGCCCGTGGGCGAGGAAGACGAATCGAACCTCGGCGATTTCATCGAGGACGCCAACGTCGACGGTCCCGCCGATGCTGCCGCTCGGGCGATGTTGCACGAGGCCGTCGAGCAGGTGCTCGGCGAGTTGAACGAGCGCGAGCAGGAGATCGTCCGGATGCGGTTCGGCCTCGACGGCTCGCAGGCCAAGACACTCGAAGAGGTCGGCAAGGCGTTCGGGGTCACCCGTGAGCGCATCCGCCAGATCGAGGCCAAGACGCTGGCCAAGCTCCGGCACCCCCAGCGCAGCCAGCGCCTGCGTGAATTCCTCGAGACCGAGTGA